DNA sequence from the Geobacter sp. AOG2 genome:
TGAAGGAGACGGCACCGCTTTCGCCGGCCACCTCCATGCGATGGCGGACATAGGCGCGGGTTTCTTCCATGCTGATCGGGCTGAGCCGGTAGCGAACGGCGATCCGCTGATTGATCTGGCGCAGTTCCGGTTTGGACAGGAGGTGCTCCAGTTCCGGTTGTCCGGCAAGGATAATCTGGATCAGTTTGTCATCCTCGGTTTCCAGATTCGAGATGAGGCGAATCTGCTCCAAAGTCGCCGGATCGAGGTTCTGAGCCTCGTCGATAACCAGGACAACGGTCCTGCCGTTGGTGTTCTCCTCCAGCAGAAAGCGGTTCAGGACCGCCAGGAGTTCATTGGCATAGTGGCTGCTGGCGTCGATACCGAACTCGTTGTTGATGCTGCGCAGCAACTCCACCCCGGTCAAGCTGGGGTTGAAGATCAGAGCGGTACGATAGTTCTTGTCCTGAAGCTGCCCCAGAAGGGTGCGCAATACCGTGGTCTTGCCGGTGCCTACCTCCCCGATCAGTTCAATAAAGCCGTAATGGCTGTTGATACCGTACAGGAGATGGGCGAACGCTTCCTTATGGTGCTTGCTGAGGAAAATGAAACGGGGATTGGGCGTAAGGGTAAATGGTTTTTCTTTGAATCCAAAATATTTCGTGTACATGGATACCGCCGTCACTGCGCAACCGATGATTTTAATCTGTTGTATATTTCACATAATATGGTTATTTTCAAGAGAATTCGGTCATGCAGACGGATTGCCGTCCCCCACGAATCGACTCGACCTCAATCGGAAAGTATAAATTCATGAAATACATCAACCATTCAAGTATAACTATTGATAAATTAAATATAAACAAGGAAATAATGCCTGCCATCCAGTCAGTGGCGGCCCGCTACCCATTCCTGGTGTCCTCGTCCTACGCCGGTCTCATCCGGGAGCCGGACGATGCGATCTGGCGACAGTGTATTCCCGATGTTCGGGAGCTTGAAGATGACGGCCAGCTTCCCGACCCGCTTGCCGAGGTTTCGCTCAGCCCGGTCCCCGGATTGATCCATCGCTATCCCGACCGGGCCGTACTGCTCGTATCGAACCGCTGCCCGGTATATTGCCGTTTCTGCATGCGAAAACGTCTCGTGGGGTGCAGCGATCCCTCCCTTGGCCGCGAGAGGCTGGACCAAGCCCTGGCCTACATTGGCGCGACCCCGGCCATACGCGATATAACGCTTTCCGGCGGCGACCCGCTCATGCTCGACGATGCCTCGCTTCACCACATCCTTACCCGTCTGCGCGCCATCAGCCATGTCACCGTGATCCGCATCGGCACCCGCATTCCGGTCACCCTGCCGGAGCGTGTGACGCCGGAACTCTGCACCATGCTGAAACACTTCCATCCGCTCTACGTCAACACCCATTTCAATCACCCAGCCGAGATCACCGCGGCTTCCGCCGGGGCCTGCCGCCTGCTGGCCGACGCCGGCATACCTCTGGGCAACCAGACCGTGCTTCTGAAGGGGGTAAACGACGACATCGCCACCATGCGTGAACTGATGTCGGGGCTTCTGGAGATCAGGGTCCGGCCATACTACCTTCACCAGATGGACCTGGTAAGAGGAACCGCTCATTTTCGTACTCCCCTGGCCAGCGGCCTCGAGATCATCAAGGCGCTACGGGGCCACATCTCGGGTTTGGCGGTTCCTCACTTTGTGATCGATCTGCCGGGGGGAAAGGGAAAGGTACCGGTATTACCCGATACGCCGGAACGGAGTGGAGACCTGGTGTTTTTGACCACCTACCAGGGCGAGCGGGTTGCCTACCGGGACATTACAACTCCTCCGGCGTAAAGGCGATGACGTCGTCGATCCTTTCCGCGTCGGCACAGAGCATGACCAGCCGGTCGATGCCCAGGGCGATACCGGCCGAAGGCGGCAGGTTTTCCAGGTCGGCCAGAAACGGCTCCGGAAGGGGGAGGGGAGGGAGTCCTGTACGGAAGCGCCGGTCATTGGCTTCCATGAAGCGTGCCCGTTGTTCATAGGGATCATTCAGCTCGCTGAAACCGTTGGCAAGCTCCAGGCCGCCGGCATACAATTCGAACCTCTCGCCGACCGTCGGGTCGCCGGGCTTGAGGCGGGCCAGTGCGGCCAGCGCGGCCGGATAATCCATCAAGATGGCCGGCGTATCCTGCGGCAAGGCCGGTTCTATGGCAGTGACCATGATTTCGTCGAAGGTGCCGTCTTGCAGTGCTGCCTCCACCGTGGTCCCGCCGAAACGCGCAAACGCTTCGCGGACCGTTATCCGTCGTATGCCGGTACCGAAACCGATCTCACTTCCCTGGTAGGTTAACGTTGTTCCCCCGCATACCGTCCGTACCACCTGTTCCAGTAACCCCCGGCAGTCTTCCATGAGATCAAAGTAATCACTATCGGCCCGGTACCATTCCAACATGGTGAATTCCGGCACATGCCGCCTGCCTCGTTCGTTGTCCCGCCAACAGCGGCAAATCTGGAAGACCTTCTCGTACCCCCGGCACAAAAGCCGCTTCATGCAGAGTTCCGGCGAGGTATGGAGGTAACCGGCACCTGCCTGACAGGGCTCGATATACTCTTCGGGGGCATTGGCCGGGATCCGGTACGGCGTTTCAACCTCCAGGAACCCGCGAGAAACGAAAAACTCCCTGACTGTCTGTAGTACCTTGGCGCGCAGGTGAAGATTTGCACGACGAAAAGATGACATGAATTATCCCTCTATTGACAAAATCTGGCACAACAGCAGACTATCATAGTCTGCCCAGCAAGCTCAATCGATCATGTCTGACACAGTAAACTACCATCGGATGTACAAATTTGGGGTTGAACCTGTTAAAGGGCAACAAAAAAGCCCGCTTGCCGCGGGCTTTTTTGTTGCTTAGCTAAAACTTTGGACAGCGATTTTACCCTTTGACACGGGTTGAATACTCGCCGGTACGGGTGTCGATGGTGATCAGCTCACCTTCTTCGATGAACGGCGGCACCCTGAGGACGTAGCCGGTTTCCACCGTGGCCGGTTTGGAATCGTTGCCGCTGGTGTCGCCCTTGGCCCATGTCTCCGTTTGGATGACCCGCAGGTTGACGAAATTGGGAAGCGCTACGCCGATGGCCTTTTCACCGAAGAGCATGACGTCAACCTTGAGGTTTTCCAGCATGAAGTTCTTGGCATCGCCCATGGCATCTTCTTCCATGACGACCTGTTCGTAAGTCTGCTGGTCCATGAAGGTATAGTGGGTGCCCTCTTTATAGAGGTATTCCATCTGGCGCTCTTCCAGGCTGGCCGGCTCGAAGGTCTCGCCGGAACGATAGGTACGGTCGAGGATGGTCCCATTGATCATGTTGCGCATCTTGGTGCGATAGAGAGCTTGGCCTTTACCCGGCTTGGTAAAGTCGAAGGCGATGACGAGGTAAGGGTCGCCGTCAAGAGTGATTTTCAGCCCTTTTTTCAGATCTGCTACTGTGTACATTCGTTCCTCACTGATTGATTGGATTGGATATCGGGATACGACAAAGCCCATCTTGATGACGGGCTATCGTACCAGCCGGATCGTACGGGATTCTATTTGGCGCGATAGGTAATCCGGCCACGGCTCAGGTCGTAGGGGGACAGCTCTACGGTCACCTTGTCGCCGGGAAGAATTTTAATGAAGTATTTTCGCATCTTACCGGAAATATGGGCAAGAACCACATGTTCGTTTTCCAGCTTGACACGGAACATGGCATTGGGCAGTGGCTCGATAACTGTTCCTTCTACTTCAATCGCTTCTTCTTTGCTCATACCGAAGGGGGCTCCTCATTGCATTGGTTGTGAAACTTTCTTACATTACTGATAGTAACGCAAAATTGCAAGTTTAATTACGCAGATCGCTCAACTAAAACGGGTTTGTGAAGCCGGCCGCTCACCCTGTCCCGGATCATGGCGGCCCTATCGCAATATTGCGGGCCCCAGTTCATGTTACTCCTCTTGTGCCTGCGGCGGTCCGTCCAGAGTGTCCACGCCGAATCCAACTTCGCGAATAATCCCCATGCGCACATAAATAGGGCGGATTTTTTCCCGGATTTTGGGGAGGTTCCGGGCAAACATCACTGCACCGGCCAGACAAAAACCGGCCCCGATCAACAGGGTATACCGGACGCCGATGACGTCGGCCAAGGCCCCGGCGCCGAGGCTTCCAAACGGAGCCATGCCCATGAATGACATGGTGAAAAAACTCATGACCCGGCCTCTCTTGTCTTCCTCCAGTATGGTTTGCAGGATCGTATTACATGATGCCACCAGGGTTATGGACCCAAACCCTGTAATGGCGAGGGCGGCCAGGGAGATGGGCAGGTAACTCGAAATGGCGAATAATGCGATACCGGCGGCAAAGAGGATGACGGACAGAACGATTATCCGGCCGAGGCCCACCACATTCCTGCGGGAAGCAAGGTACAGGGTGCCTACCAGCGCCCCGCTGCCGGCGGCGGTCATGAGAAAGCCGAAGGTATGGGCGCCGCCGTGGAGGATCTGCTTTGCGAAGACCGGTACAAGAACGACGTACGGCATCCCCATAAGGCTTACAAAGGCTATGAGTAACAAGATGCTTCGTATCGGACCGAAACCGAAAGCATAGCCAAAGCCTTCGCGCAGTTCGTGCAGGATGCGCCGCTGCTGCAGTCGGGGAGGGCGGGGCTCGATACGCATGGCTGCGAGCGCCATGATGACCGCCAGGTAACTGATGCCGTTGACAATGAAACAGACACCTTCACCCGCCGTTGCGACCAGCACCCCGGCAACGGATGGCCCAATGAGGCGTGCGCCGTTCACCATGGATGAATTGAGGGCAATGGCGTTGCCAAGGTCCTCGCGATGTTCGACAAGGTCCACGACAAAGGACTGTCGTATGGGGATTTCGAATGCCGTAATGATGCCGAGAAGCAGGCTGAGCAGGACAATCAGCCAGATCTGGATGAAACCGGTCAGGACGGCAGTAGCCAGAAAGGCGGCCTGGAGCATGGCCAGTGTCTGATTGATAATAAGCA
Encoded proteins:
- the epmA gene encoding EF-P lysine aminoacylase EpmA, with the protein product MSSFRRANLHLRAKVLQTVREFFVSRGFLEVETPYRIPANAPEEYIEPCQAGAGYLHTSPELCMKRLLCRGYEKVFQICRCWRDNERGRRHVPEFTMLEWYRADSDYFDLMEDCRGLLEQVVRTVCGGTTLTYQGSEIGFGTGIRRITVREAFARFGGTTVEAALQDGTFDEIMVTAIEPALPQDTPAILMDYPAALAALARLKPGDPTVGERFELYAGGLELANGFSELNDPYEQRARFMEANDRRFRTGLPPLPLPEPFLADLENLPPSAGIALGIDRLVMLCADAERIDDVIAFTPEEL
- the efp gene encoding elongation factor P, producing the protein MYTVADLKKGLKITLDGDPYLVIAFDFTKPGKGQALYRTKMRNMINGTILDRTYRSGETFEPASLEERQMEYLYKEGTHYTFMDQQTYEQVVMEEDAMGDAKNFMLENLKVDVMLFGEKAIGVALPNFVNLRVIQTETWAKGDTSGNDSKPATVETGYVLRVPPFIEEGELITIDTRTGEYSTRVKG
- a CDS encoding KamA family radical SAM protein gives rise to the protein MKYINHSSITIDKLNINKEIMPAIQSVAARYPFLVSSSYAGLIREPDDAIWRQCIPDVRELEDDGQLPDPLAEVSLSPVPGLIHRYPDRAVLLVSNRCPVYCRFCMRKRLVGCSDPSLGRERLDQALAYIGATPAIRDITLSGGDPLMLDDASLHHILTRLRAISHVTVIRIGTRIPVTLPERVTPELCTMLKHFHPLYVNTHFNHPAEITAASAGACRLLADAGIPLGNQTVLLKGVNDDIATMRELMSGLLEIRVRPYYLHQMDLVRGTAHFRTPLASGLEIIKALRGHISGLAVPHFVIDLPGGKGKVPVLPDTPERSGDLVFLTTYQGERVAYRDITTPPA
- the infA gene encoding translation initiation factor IF-1; the encoded protein is MSKEEAIEVEGTVIEPLPNAMFRVKLENEHVVLAHISGKMRKYFIKILPGDKVTVELSPYDLSRGRITYRAK
- a CDS encoding MFS transporter; this translates as MGARYREHGLLRALRSRNYRLFVAGQGVSLVGTWMQQVAMSWLVYRLTGSALLLGVVGFTSQIPTFLIAPFAGVLADRWDRRHLLIINQTLAMLQAAFLATAVLTGFIQIWLIVLLSLLLGIITAFEIPIRQSFVVDLVEHREDLGNAIALNSSMVNGARLIGPSVAGVLVATAGEGVCFIVNGISYLAVIMALAAMRIEPRPPRLQQRRILHELREGFGYAFGFGPIRSILLLIAFVSLMGMPYVVLVPVFAKQILHGGAHTFGFLMTAAGSGALVGTLYLASRRNVVGLGRIIVLSVILFAAGIALFAISSYLPISLAALAITGFGSITLVASCNTILQTILEEDKRGRVMSFFTMSFMGMAPFGSLGAGALADVIGVRYTLLIGAGFCLAGAVMFARNLPKIREKIRPIYVRMGIIREVGFGVDTLDGPPQAQEE